A genomic stretch from Pseudomonas sp. MUP55 includes:
- the choX gene encoding choline ABC transporter substrate-binding protein — MQKLTVVLGILALSSANAYADASCETVKMADPGWSDIAATNAITGFLLTGMGYKAKVDTLAVPITFGGLKDGQVDVFMGNWMPAQQGFYDKFVANGDVVQLAKNLDGTEFTLAVPDYVWDAGVHDFADLNKFADKFDKKIYGIGSGAPANISLQEIIKKNDFELGQWKLIESSEQAMLAEVSRAVKKQRFVTFLGWTPHPMNVQLNMHYLKGGEKYFGDTGSVYTLTRKGYAQACPNVGKLLTNLSFTQDMENSIMAEVANKKVSNADAAKAWIKANPAVLDKWLEGVKTLDGQDALAAVKAKL; from the coding sequence ATGCAAAAGTTAACGGTAGTGCTGGGCATTCTGGCGTTGAGCAGCGCCAACGCCTACGCCGACGCCAGTTGTGAAACGGTGAAAATGGCCGATCCCGGCTGGAGCGACATTGCGGCGACCAACGCCATCACCGGCTTCCTGCTGACCGGCATGGGCTACAAGGCCAAGGTCGACACGCTGGCGGTGCCGATTACTTTCGGCGGTCTCAAGGACGGCCAGGTTGATGTGTTCATGGGCAACTGGATGCCGGCGCAGCAAGGCTTTTATGACAAGTTCGTGGCCAATGGCGATGTGGTGCAACTGGCCAAAAACCTCGACGGCACCGAGTTCACCCTCGCTGTGCCGGACTATGTGTGGGATGCCGGCGTGCATGATTTTGCCGATCTGAATAAATTCGCCGACAAGTTCGACAAGAAGATCTACGGCATCGGCTCCGGCGCACCGGCCAATATTTCTCTGCAGGAGATCATCAAGAAAAACGACTTCGAGCTTGGCCAGTGGAAGTTGATCGAGTCGAGTGAACAGGCGATGCTCGCCGAAGTCTCGCGGGCGGTGAAGAAACAGCGCTTCGTCACCTTCCTCGGCTGGACGCCGCACCCGATGAACGTGCAGTTGAACATGCATTACCTCAAAGGCGGCGAGAAGTATTTTGGCGACACCGGCAGCGTCTACACCCTGACCCGCAAGGGCTATGCGCAAGCCTGCCCGAATGTGGGGAAACTGCTGACCAACCTGAGTTTCACTCAAGACATGGAGAACAGCATCATGGCTGAAGTGGCGAATAAGAAGGTCAGCAATGCCGATGCCGCGAAGGCCTGGATCAAGGCCAATCCTGCGGTGTTGGATAAGTGGCTGGAAGGCGTTAAAACCCTGGACGGCCAGGATGCCTTGGCCGCTGTAAAAGCCAAACTCTAA
- the betC gene encoding choline-sulfatase: protein MKRKNILFIMADQMAAPMLPFYGPSPIKLPNLSRLAENAVVFDAAYCNSPLCAPSRFTLVSGQLPSKIGAYDNAADFPADVPTYAHYLRRLGYRTALSGKMHFCGPDQLHGYEERLTSDIYPADYGWAVNWDEPDVRPTWYHNMSSVLQAGPCVRTNQLDFDEEVVFKAQQYLFDHIREDGDQPFCLTVSMTHPHDPYTIPKPFWDLYDDHDIPLPETPAQGDLDPHSQRLLKVYDLWGKPLPVDKIRDARRAYFGACSYIDSNVGKLLQTLEDTGLADDTLIIFSGDHGDMLGERGLWYKMHWFEMAARVPLLISAPGQFAARRVTQAVSTADLLPTLVELAGGELDPRLPLDGRSLLPHLQGQGGHDEVFGEYMAEGTISPLMMIRRGAYKFIYSEDDPCLLFDVHNDPHERENLSQSPEHRALFEAFLNEARAKWDIPAIHQQALASQRRRRLVFEALTQGKLKSWDHQPLVDASQQYMRNHIDLDDLERKARYPQPCQHQ, encoded by the coding sequence ATGAAGCGCAAGAACATTCTTTTCATCATGGCCGATCAAATGGCCGCGCCGATGCTACCGTTCTACGGACCTTCCCCGATCAAGTTGCCGAACCTGAGCCGCCTCGCCGAAAACGCTGTGGTGTTCGACGCCGCCTATTGCAACAGCCCACTGTGCGCGCCGTCGCGCTTTACCCTGGTCAGCGGCCAGCTGCCGAGCAAGATTGGCGCTTATGACAACGCGGCGGACTTCCCGGCCGATGTGCCCACCTACGCCCACTACCTGCGTCGCCTCGGCTACCGCACCGCGCTGTCGGGCAAGATGCATTTCTGCGGGCCCGACCAGTTGCATGGCTATGAAGAGCGCCTGACCAGCGACATCTACCCGGCCGACTACGGCTGGGCGGTGAACTGGGATGAACCGGATGTGCGCCCCACCTGGTATCACAACATGTCCTCGGTGCTGCAAGCCGGGCCGTGCGTGCGTACCAATCAGCTGGATTTTGACGAAGAGGTGGTGTTCAAGGCCCAGCAATACCTGTTCGACCATATTCGCGAGGACGGCGACCAACCGTTCTGCCTGACGGTGTCGATGACCCATCCGCATGATCCGTACACCATTCCCAAGCCGTTCTGGGACCTGTACGACGACCACGACATCCCCTTGCCTGAAACGCCTGCGCAGGGTGATCTCGACCCGCATTCCCAGCGTTTGCTCAAGGTCTACGACCTGTGGGGCAAACCGCTGCCGGTGGATAAGATCCGCGATGCCCGCCGTGCCTATTTCGGCGCCTGCAGCTACATCGACAGCAACGTCGGCAAGCTGCTGCAAACCCTGGAAGACACCGGGCTGGCCGATGACACCCTGATCATCTTCTCGGGTGACCACGGCGACATGCTGGGCGAACGTGGGCTCTGGTACAAAATGCACTGGTTCGAAATGGCCGCCCGCGTGCCGCTGCTGATCAGCGCGCCGGGGCAATTCGCGGCGCGCCGTGTGACCCAGGCCGTCTCGACCGCCGATCTGCTGCCCACCCTGGTGGAATTGGCCGGCGGCGAGCTGGACCCGCGCCTGCCACTGGACGGCCGTTCGCTGCTGCCGCACTTGCAAGGCCAGGGCGGGCACGACGAAGTCTTTGGCGAATACATGGCCGAAGGCACCATCAGCCCGCTGATGATGATTCGCCGCGGCGCCTACAAATTCATCTACAGCGAAGACGACCCTTGTCTACTGTTCGATGTGCACAACGACCCGCATGAACGGGAGAACCTCAGCCAGTCACCGGAACACCGGGCACTGTTCGAGGCGTTTTTGAACGAGGCGCGGGCCAAATGGGACATCCCGGCGATCCACCAACAGGCACTCGCCAGCCAACGCCGCCGTCGCCTGGTGTTCGAAGCACTGACCCAGGGCAAGCTCAAGAGCTGGGACCACCAGCCGCTGGTAGACGCCAGCCAGCAGTACATGCGCAACCATATCGACCTCGACGACCTGGAGCGCAAGGCACGTTACCCACAACCCTGCCAACACCAATAA
- a CDS encoding choline sulfate utilization transcriptional regulator, with product MYEALGDLSLDLLRAFEAAARQRSFTGAAMELGTTQPAISQQIKRLEEQLAIRLFDRIYRGIELTDAGALLFEQVQAGLQTINLGLSTVTQQDQHEVLQVATDFAFAAYWLMPRLHRFHEANPQVDVSLVTSERNHASLRSDIDVAVLFGDGRFKQGDSLWLFNEEVFPVCSPQWLKNQTAPLTVQTLPDYPLLHLRQENNSQWFDWAGVFRELGISAAPTPGQLRFDNYTLLIQAAIAGQGVAIGWRHLVDNLLEQNWLCRPISDTVISRFGYYVVQPQRKRRGQLVERFVDWLVAEQASSAQSLTGLALPSIAV from the coding sequence ATGTATGAAGCGCTCGGTGACCTCTCCCTCGATCTGCTGCGTGCGTTTGAAGCGGCTGCGCGCCAGCGCAGTTTCACGGGCGCCGCGATGGAGCTGGGCACCACCCAACCGGCCATCAGCCAGCAGATCAAACGTCTGGAAGAGCAGTTGGCGATCCGCTTGTTCGACCGTATCTACCGTGGCATCGAATTGACCGATGCGGGTGCCCTGCTGTTCGAACAGGTTCAAGCCGGCCTGCAAACCATCAACCTGGGCCTGAGCACGGTCACCCAGCAGGACCAGCACGAAGTGCTGCAAGTGGCCACCGACTTTGCCTTCGCCGCCTACTGGCTGATGCCGCGCCTGCATCGCTTCCATGAGGCCAACCCGCAGGTCGACGTCAGCCTGGTGACCAGCGAGCGCAACCACGCCAGCCTGCGCAGTGACATCGACGTGGCTGTGCTGTTTGGCGATGGGCGCTTCAAGCAGGGCGACAGCCTGTGGCTGTTCAACGAAGAAGTCTTCCCGGTGTGCAGCCCGCAGTGGCTGAAGAACCAGACCGCCCCGCTGACGGTGCAAACCCTGCCGGACTATCCCTTGCTGCACCTGCGCCAGGAAAACAACAGCCAGTGGTTCGACTGGGCTGGTGTATTCCGCGAGCTGGGTATCAGCGCCGCGCCCACGCCTGGGCAATTGCGTTTCGACAATTACACCCTGCTGATCCAGGCGGCGATTGCCGGCCAGGGCGTCGCCATCGGCTGGCGCCATCTGGTGGACAATCTGCTGGAGCAGAACTGGCTGTGCAGGCCGATCAGCGACACGGTGATCTCGCGTTTCGGCTATTACGTGGTGCAACCCCAGCGCAAGCGTCGCGGGCAGTTGGTCGAACGCTTCGTCGATTGGCTGGTGGCGGAGCAGGCCAGCAGCGCGCAGTCATTGACCGGGCTGGCCCTGCCGTCGATTGCGGTCTAG
- a CDS encoding DOPA 4,5-dioxygenase family protein, whose product MQRIKGYHAHIYFDASTIDQARTLCEDAAALFPLRMGRVHERPVGPHPDWSCQLAFEPEYIGVVLPWLALHRKGLVVFLHPETGDDLKDHTDYAIWMGAMRELDLSIF is encoded by the coding sequence ATGCAACGTATCAAGGGCTATCACGCCCATATCTACTTCGACGCCAGTACGATCGACCAGGCGCGCACCTTGTGCGAAGACGCGGCGGCGCTCTTCCCGCTGCGCATGGGCCGCGTGCATGAGCGCCCGGTGGGCCCGCACCCGGACTGGAGCTGCCAGTTGGCGTTCGAGCCGGAATACATCGGGGTGGTGCTGCCGTGGCTGGCGCTGCATCGCAAGGGCCTGGTGGTCTTCCTGCATCCCGAGACCGGCGATGACCTGAAGGATCACACTGATTACGCGATCTGGATGGGTGCGATGCGCGAGCTGGATTTGTCTATTTTTTAA
- a CDS encoding 2-dehydro-3-deoxygalactonokinase, whose amino-acid sequence MQAQLIALDWGTSSLRAYKLGPAGVVLEQRSLASGIMHLPSEPRDIAGVHCSNGFELAFDTACGDWLDAQPELPVIACGMVGSAQGWSEAAYRNTPVDVARLGQALHKVRSVRGVDVHIVPGVIEQVGLPNVMRGEETQVLGVLHGLASDVLIGLPGSHSKWVEVVEGCITHFDTFMTGELFAVLSSHSILGRTQKPSEHFQTEAFDRGVHVALSSDGQRGVLSTLFSARTLGLTAELTPEQQPDYLSGLLIGHELAGLPDSAKHKPIILVGAAALCARYQRALALCGFAHVSLAQEASERGLWQLAVAAGLTQPVTEA is encoded by the coding sequence ATGCAGGCGCAATTGATCGCGCTCGATTGGGGAACAAGCTCCCTTCGTGCTTACAAACTCGGCCCCGCAGGCGTGGTGCTGGAACAACGCTCACTGGCGTCGGGCATCATGCATTTGCCCAGCGAACCGCGTGACATCGCCGGTGTTCACTGCAGCAACGGTTTTGAATTGGCCTTTGATACCGCCTGTGGCGATTGGCTCGACGCCCAGCCCGAACTGCCGGTGATCGCCTGCGGCATGGTCGGCAGTGCACAGGGTTGGAGCGAAGCGGCTTATCGCAACACCCCGGTCGATGTCGCCCGCCTGGGCCAGGCGTTGCACAAGGTGCGCAGCGTGCGTGGCGTGGATGTGCATATCGTGCCGGGCGTGATCGAACAGGTCGGACTGCCCAATGTGATGCGCGGCGAAGAAACCCAGGTGCTCGGCGTGCTGCACGGGCTTGCGAGCGACGTGCTGATCGGCCTGCCGGGCAGCCATTCCAAGTGGGTCGAGGTGGTCGAGGGCTGTATCACGCACTTCGACACATTCATGACCGGTGAGCTGTTCGCAGTATTGAGCAGCCACAGCATCCTGGGGCGTACCCAGAAACCATCGGAACATTTCCAGACCGAGGCATTCGACCGGGGCGTGCATGTCGCGCTGTCGTCAGACGGCCAACGCGGCGTGCTCTCGACCCTCTTCAGCGCCCGCACCCTCGGGCTCACCGCCGAACTCACCCCAGAGCAGCAGCCCGACTACCTGTCCGGCCTGCTCATCGGCCATGAGCTCGCCGGGTTACCCGACAGCGCAAAGCACAAGCCGATCATCCTGGTCGGCGCCGCCGCGCTCTGCGCCCGCTATCAACGCGCCCTCGCCCTTTGCGGCTTTGCCCACGTCAGCCTGGCGCAGGAAGCCAGCGAGCGCGGCTTGTGGCAACTGGCCGTGGCGGCCGGGCTCACTCAACCTGTAACGGAGGCCTGA
- a CDS encoding 2-dehydro-3-deoxy-6-phosphogalactonate aldolase, protein MLKTALAQNGLIAILRGVRPDEAEAVGQVLYQAGFRVIEVPLNSPDPYTSIRTLRDSLPADCLIGAGTVLTPEQVEQVKAAGGQVIVMPHSDAKVLRAAKAAGLYLSPGVATPTEAFAALAEGADVLKLFPAEQMGPAVIKAWLAVLPAGTLLLPVGGITPDNMQVFTDAGAKGFGLGSGLFKPGMSVEQVASRAQAYVAAWKALG, encoded by the coding sequence ATGCTCAAGACAGCACTCGCACAAAACGGTTTGATCGCGATCCTGCGCGGTGTGCGCCCGGACGAAGCCGAAGCCGTCGGCCAGGTGTTGTACCAGGCCGGCTTTCGCGTGATCGAAGTGCCGCTGAACTCGCCCGATCCCTACACCAGCATCCGTACCCTGCGCGACAGCCTGCCCGCCGATTGCCTGATCGGTGCCGGCACGGTGCTGACGCCCGAGCAGGTCGAGCAGGTCAAGGCCGCTGGCGGGCAAGTGATTGTCATGCCCCACAGTGATGCCAAGGTCTTGCGTGCGGCCAAAGCGGCGGGCTTGTACCTGTCGCCGGGCGTCGCCACGCCGACCGAAGCGTTTGCCGCACTGGCCGAAGGGGCCGACGTATTGAAGCTGTTCCCGGCCGAGCAAATGGGCCCGGCGGTGATCAAGGCGTGGCTGGCGGTATTGCCGGCGGGCACGTTGTTGCTGCCGGTCGGCGGTATTACCCCGGACAACATGCAGGTGTTCACCGACGCCGGTGCCAAAGGCTTCGGCCTGGGCTCGGGCCTGTTCAAACCGGGCATGAGCGTGGAGCAGGTTGCGAGCCGCGCCCAGGCGTATGTCGCGGCCTGGAAAGCCCTCGGCTGA
- the dgoD gene encoding galactonate dehydratase has product MKITKLTTFIVPPRWCFLKVETDQGVTGWGEPVVEGRAHTVAAAVEELSDYLIGKDPRNIEDIWTVLYRGGFYRGGAVHMSALAGIDQALWDIKGKALGVSVSDLLGGQVRDKIRVYSWIGGDRPADTARAAKEAVARGFTAVKMNGTEELQFVDSFEKVDLALANVAAVRDAVGPNVGIGVDFHGRVHKPMAKVLMKELDPYKLMFIEEPVLSENYEALKELAPLTSTPIALGERLFSRWDFKRVLSEGYVDIIQPDASHAGGITETRKIANMAEAYDVALALHCPLGPIALAACLQLDAVCYNAFIQEQSLGIHYNESNDLLDYVRDPGVFDYDQGFVKIPNGPGLGIEINEEYVIERAAIGHRWRNPIWRHADGSFAEW; this is encoded by the coding sequence ATGAAAATCACCAAACTGACGACCTTCATCGTCCCGCCGCGCTGGTGCTTCCTCAAGGTCGAAACCGACCAGGGCGTCACCGGCTGGGGTGAGCCTGTGGTTGAAGGTCGCGCCCACACCGTGGCCGCTGCTGTCGAAGAATTGTCCGACTACCTGATCGGTAAAGACCCACGCAATATCGAAGACATCTGGACCGTGCTCTACCGCGGCGGTTTCTACCGTGGTGGCGCGGTGCACATGAGCGCCCTCGCCGGTATCGACCAGGCACTGTGGGACATCAAGGGCAAGGCCCTGGGCGTTTCGGTCAGTGACCTGCTGGGCGGCCAGGTGCGTGACAAGATCCGCGTGTATTCGTGGATCGGTGGCGACCGCCCGGCCGACACCGCCCGCGCCGCCAAAGAAGCCGTGGCGCGAGGTTTCACTGCGGTGAAAATGAACGGCACCGAGGAGCTGCAGTTTGTCGACAGCTTCGAAAAAGTCGACCTGGCCCTGGCCAACGTCGCTGCCGTGCGCGATGCGGTCGGGCCTAACGTGGGCATCGGCGTCGACTTCCATGGCCGGGTACACAAGCCCATGGCCAAGGTCCTGATGAAGGAGCTTGACCCGTACAAGCTGATGTTCATCGAAGAGCCGGTGCTCAGCGAGAACTACGAGGCCCTCAAGGAACTGGCACCGCTGACCAGCACCCCGATCGCCCTGGGCGAGCGCCTGTTCTCGCGCTGGGACTTCAAGCGCGTGCTCAGCGAAGGCTATGTCGACATCATCCAGCCGGATGCTTCCCACGCCGGCGGCATCACCGAGACCCGCAAGATCGCCAACATGGCCGAAGCCTACGACGTGGCGCTGGCCCTGCACTGCCCGCTGGGCCCGATTGCCCTCGCCGCCTGCCTGCAACTGGATGCCGTTTGCTACAACGCGTTCATCCAGGAGCAAAGCCTGGGCATTCACTACAACGAGAGCAACGACCTGCTCGACTACGTGCGTGACCCGGGTGTGTTCGATTATGACCAGGGCTTCGTGAAGATCCCCAACGGGCCGGGCCTGGGCATTGAGATCAATGAGGAATACGTGATCGAACGTGCGGCCATCGGCCACCGCTGGCGCAACCCGATCTGGCGCCATGCCGACGGCAGTTTCGCCGAGTGGTGA
- a CDS encoding MFS transporter, producing MQPESFTGQASLVTPSRKRFFIMVLLFITVVINYLDRSNLSIAAPALTSELGIDPVHVGLIFSAFGWTYAAMQIPGGWLVDRVPPRILYTAALLLWSIATVMLGFAASFIALFVLRMAVGALEAPAYPINSRVVTTWFPERERATAIGVYTSGQFVGLAFLTPVLAWLQHAFGWHMVFVATGGVGILWAVIWYAVYREPKDFKGANAAEIELIREGGGLVDMQEKAAKAPFSWVDLGIVLSKRKLWGIYLGQFCLNSTLWFFLTWFPTYLVKYRGMDFIKSGLLASLPFLAAFVGVLCSGIFSDWLIRRGASVGFARKLPIIGGLLISTAIIGANYVESTAWVIAFLAVAFFGNGLASITWSLVSTLAPARLLGLTGGVFNFIGNLSAIATPIVIGFLASGDSFAPAITYIAVLALLGALSYVLLVGKVERIEL from the coding sequence ATGCAACCTGAATCCTTCACCGGGCAGGCTTCTTTAGTCACGCCTAGCCGAAAGCGCTTTTTCATCATGGTGCTGCTGTTCATCACCGTGGTGATCAACTACCTCGACCGCAGCAACCTGTCGATTGCCGCCCCTGCGTTGACCAGCGAGCTGGGCATCGACCCGGTCCACGTCGGCCTGATTTTCTCCGCATTCGGCTGGACCTACGCGGCAATGCAGATTCCTGGCGGCTGGCTGGTGGACCGTGTTCCGCCGCGCATTCTCTACACCGCCGCTCTGCTGCTGTGGTCCATCGCCACCGTGATGCTGGGCTTTGCCGCCAGCTTCATCGCGTTGTTCGTGTTGCGCATGGCCGTCGGCGCGCTGGAAGCCCCGGCCTACCCGATCAACAGCCGGGTTGTGACCACCTGGTTCCCCGAGCGCGAGCGCGCCACCGCGATTGGCGTCTATACCTCCGGGCAGTTTGTCGGGCTGGCGTTTCTCACGCCCGTGCTGGCCTGGCTGCAGCATGCGTTCGGCTGGCATATGGTGTTCGTCGCCACCGGTGGCGTGGGCATTCTGTGGGCGGTGATCTGGTATGCGGTGTACCGCGAGCCGAAAGATTTCAAAGGCGCCAACGCCGCCGAAATCGAGCTGATCCGCGAAGGTGGCGGCCTGGTGGACATGCAGGAAAAAGCCGCCAAGGCGCCGTTCAGTTGGGTCGACCTCGGCATTGTGCTGAGCAAGCGCAAACTCTGGGGCATCTACCTGGGCCAGTTCTGCCTGAATTCCACGCTGTGGTTTTTCCTGACCTGGTTCCCCACCTACCTGGTGAAGTATCGCGGCATGGATTTCATCAAGTCCGGCCTGCTGGCCTCGCTGCCCTTCCTGGCGGCGTTCGTCGGTGTCCTGTGTTCCGGGATTTTTTCCGACTGGCTGATTCGCCGAGGCGCCTCGGTGGGCTTTGCGCGCAAGTTGCCGATCATTGGCGGGCTGCTGATTTCCACCGCGATCATTGGCGCCAACTACGTGGAGTCGACAGCCTGGGTCATTGCATTCCTGGCGGTGGCGTTCTTCGGCAATGGCCTGGCGTCAATCACCTGGTCGCTGGTGTCCACCCTTGCACCCGCACGTTTGCTGGGGCTGACCGGTGGCGTGTTCAACTTCATCGGTAACCTGTCGGCCATTGCCACGCCAATCGTGATTGGTTTTCTCGCCAGCGGTGATTCGTTTGCGCCAGCGATTACCTATATCGCGGTGCTGGCGTTGCTTGGCGCGCTTTCCTACGTGCTGCTGGTGGGCAAGGTCGAGCGGATCGAGCTGTGA
- a CDS encoding FAD-dependent oxidoreductase, whose product MAFDLITSSDPRHSTLQKGFNLRWPLGNVQGESSPNGADFIYICHSSDDIMAAAAQALSLDSGRITVRSGGHCYEGFVSNRMPGDASEVLSILDISALNQVVYDADGNIPSQLVNERPERYSFRLEAGGQNWDAYVSLYKLANKTLPGGSCYSVGLGGHICGGGYGLLSRKHGLVCDWLHGVDMLVPNAEGKGLEPVHVSRDSTDPDELDLFAACCGAGGGQFGIITSYYFKALPDAPKEVLWLALEWDWSLLTEKSRLDDLLVAYQDWFARNQGNPDTWGLATKLEMRHQHTGNVTLGIHYVDRDGGLADQAPFEDFVANMLGAIGLPATECLVPFHVVHMPSGGARGRSIQALPDALAAARRLDWLVCQQTLNGSGDNLRGRYKSAYQKGEFTPAVLQAIWDTLHLDDPDEHLTQSLIQIQSFGGRINEPTPAVRKESSVSQRSSYLKWQPQCYWQDAGEAADQAHARWIQGLFFQAFANDQGVPLNDQFEGCYINYPDLDMTHIGGDPANAKNPLWYKIFCPETPIESRLRRTKRHWDPHNVFRNEMSVP is encoded by the coding sequence ATGGCATTTGATCTGATCACGTCTTCGGACCCCCGTCATTCCACCCTGCAAAAAGGCTTCAACCTGCGCTGGCCATTGGGCAATGTGCAGGGCGAGTCTTCGCCCAATGGCGCTGACTTCATCTATATCTGCCACAGTTCGGACGACATCATGGCGGCGGCTGCCCAGGCGCTGTCGCTCGACTCTGGCCGCATTACGGTGCGCAGCGGCGGCCATTGCTACGAAGGCTTTGTCTCCAACAGAATGCCCGGTGACGCCAGCGAGGTGCTGTCGATCCTGGATATCAGTGCGTTGAACCAAGTGGTCTACGATGCCGACGGGAATATTCCTTCGCAGTTGGTAAACGAACGGCCCGAGCGCTACAGCTTCCGCCTGGAGGCCGGAGGGCAGAATTGGGATGCCTATGTCAGCCTGTACAAACTCGCCAATAAAACGCTGCCGGGCGGCTCGTGCTATTCGGTGGGCCTGGGCGGGCACATCTGCGGGGGCGGCTATGGGCTGCTGTCACGCAAACACGGCCTGGTGTGCGATTGGCTGCACGGTGTGGATATGTTGGTGCCGAACGCAGAGGGCAAAGGCCTGGAACCGGTGCATGTGTCCCGAGACAGCACAGACCCTGACGAGCTCGACCTCTTCGCGGCGTGTTGCGGCGCAGGAGGCGGTCAATTCGGCATCATCACCAGTTACTACTTCAAGGCATTGCCCGACGCGCCGAAGGAAGTGCTCTGGCTGGCACTGGAATGGGATTGGTCGCTGCTGACTGAAAAATCCAGGCTTGACGACCTGCTTGTCGCGTACCAGGACTGGTTCGCCCGCAACCAGGGCAATCCCGACACCTGGGGCTTGGCCACCAAACTGGAGATGCGCCATCAGCACACCGGGAATGTGACCCTGGGCATCCATTATGTTGATCGGGACGGAGGGCTGGCGGACCAGGCACCCTTCGAAGATTTCGTCGCAAACATGCTCGGTGCCATCGGCCTGCCTGCGACCGAATGCCTGGTGCCGTTTCACGTCGTGCATATGCCAAGCGGCGGCGCCCGCGGACGTAGCATCCAGGCGTTGCCGGACGCGTTGGCGGCCGCACGACGCCTGGATTGGCTGGTGTGCCAGCAAACCCTGAATGGCTCGGGCGACAACCTGCGCGGGCGCTACAAGTCAGCGTACCAAAAGGGTGAATTCACGCCTGCGGTACTCCAGGCGATCTGGGACACGTTGCACTTGGACGACCCCGATGAACACTTGACCCAGAGCCTGATACAAATCCAGTCGTTCGGCGGGCGCATCAACGAGCCCACACCAGCGGTCCGCAAAGAGTCGTCGGTTTCACAGCGTTCGTCCTATCTGAAGTGGCAACCGCAATGTTATTGGCAAGATGCTGGCGAGGCAGCGGACCAGGCCCATGCCCGCTGGATTCAAGGGCTGTTTTTCCAAGCCTTCGCCAATGACCAGGGCGTTCCCCTGAATGACCAGTTCGAAGGGTGCTATATCAACTACCCGGATCTGGACATGACCCACATCGGCGGTGACCCGGCAAACGCTAAAAACCCCCTTTGGTACAAGATTTTCTGCCCCGAGACGCCGATAGAAAGCCGCCTGCGGCGCACCAAGCGGCATTGGGACCCGCACAACGTGTTCCGTAACGAGATGTCGGTGCCGTAA
- the trpA gene encoding tryptophan synthase subunit alpha: MSRLQTRFAQLKEQNRAALVTFVTAGDPGYDASLAILKGLPAAGADVIELGMPFTDPMADGPAIQLANIRALEAKQNLAKTLQMVREFRKDNNDTPLVLMGYFNPIHKYGVPQFITDAREAGVDGLIVVDMPPEHNGELCDPAQAAGIDFIRLTTPTTDDARLPTVLNGSSGFVYYVSVAGVTGAGAATLEHVEEAVTRLRRHTDLPISIGFGIRTPEQAAAIARLAEGVVVGSALIDHIANASNDQQAIDGVLSHCAALAEGVRNARR; encoded by the coding sequence ATGAGCCGCCTGCAAACCCGCTTTGCGCAGCTGAAAGAACAAAACCGCGCCGCCCTGGTGACCTTCGTCACCGCCGGCGACCCGGGTTATGACGCTTCGCTGGCCATCCTCAAGGGCCTGCCCGCCGCCGGCGCCGATGTGATCGAGCTGGGCATGCCCTTCACCGACCCGATGGCCGACGGCCCGGCGATCCAGCTGGCCAACATCCGTGCACTTGAAGCCAAGCAGAACCTGGCGAAAACCCTGCAGATGGTCCGCGAGTTCCGCAAGGACAACAACGACACGCCGCTGGTGCTGATGGGTTACTTCAACCCGATCCACAAATACGGCGTGCCGCAGTTCATCACCGATGCCAGGGAAGCCGGCGTAGACGGCCTGATCGTGGTGGACATGCCGCCCGAGCATAACGGCGAGCTGTGCGACCCGGCCCAGGCCGCCGGCATCGACTTTATCCGCCTGACCACGCCGACCACGGACGACGCCCGCCTGCCGACGGTACTCAATGGCAGCTCTGGCTTTGTGTACTACGTGTCGGTGGCCGGCGTGACCGGTGCCGGTGCCGCCACCCTGGAACACGTCGAAGAAGCCGTGACCCGCCTGCGTCGCCACACCGACCTGCCGATCAGCATCGGCTTCGGTATCCGTACACCCGAACAAGCGGCAGCCATCGCGCGCCTGGCGGAAGGTGTAGTGGTGGGTTCTGCGCTGATCGATCACATCGCCAACGCCAGCAATGACCAGCAAGCCATCGATGGCGTATTGAGCCATTGCGCGGCGTTGGCCGAAGGCGTGCGTAACGCTCGCCGGTAA